From a region of the Synechococcus sp. RS9916 genome:
- a CDS encoding site-specific integrase, with protein MTASVDLSADLAAINASLSAEGIRLRLEQRGRRLNLRGPLPCRTTPGKNRTQRLSLGVSATATGLEEARQLLQLVDLQLRREQFDWAQWSPSEPEKPPSEGPAATSSHGKTTTANTPLRSELERFEQAFFNDPQRRRSPAGSRTTWTSAYRPYLRRLEAIGSERQLTLSSELLSLTLGSYSDGSRSRQQCATTLAALARHLNIALPENWRAEAGGYGLHRARFRQLPSDGEILEAVLKIPNPKWRLAFGLMATYGLRNHEVFFADLSALSPRSDQVLRVLPTTKTGEHQVWPFHPEWVDRFHLGELGREPGLLPDVCTDLRHTTLQQVGRRVAEQFRRYELPLTPYDLRHAWAVRTIHIGLPDTVAARMMGHSVAIHTRTYHHWITRRDQQQAVDAALARHLA; from the coding sequence ATGACTGCGAGCGTGGATCTCAGTGCTGATCTAGCCGCTATCAATGCCTCTCTGAGTGCGGAGGGCATCCGCCTCCGCCTCGAGCAACGCGGGCGTCGACTCAATCTGCGCGGCCCCCTTCCCTGCCGCACCACTCCCGGGAAGAACCGCACCCAACGACTGAGTCTTGGGGTGAGTGCCACAGCGACGGGGCTGGAGGAGGCGCGCCAACTGCTGCAACTGGTGGATCTGCAGCTGCGTCGGGAGCAGTTCGACTGGGCGCAATGGAGCCCTAGCGAACCGGAGAAACCCCCTTCAGAGGGTCCAGCGGCCACCTCCAGCCATGGCAAGACCACCACCGCCAACACCCCGCTGCGCTCTGAACTGGAACGCTTCGAGCAGGCTTTCTTCAATGACCCACAGCGTCGTCGGTCACCCGCCGGAAGTCGCACCACCTGGACGTCCGCCTATCGCCCATATCTGCGACGGCTTGAAGCGATCGGCAGCGAACGCCAACTCACCCTCAGCAGTGAGCTGTTGTCACTCACCCTCGGCAGCTACAGCGACGGCAGTCGCAGCCGCCAGCAGTGCGCCACCACCCTCGCGGCTCTGGCACGGCACCTGAACATTGCCTTACCGGAGAACTGGCGCGCGGAAGCAGGGGGGTATGGCCTGCACCGCGCCCGGTTCCGCCAACTGCCCAGTGACGGGGAGATTCTGGAAGCAGTGCTGAAGATCCCAAACCCCAAATGGAGGCTTGCCTTCGGGCTGATGGCCACCTATGGGCTGCGCAATCACGAAGTGTTCTTTGCCGACCTCAGTGCCCTATCCCCCAGAAGCGATCAAGTGCTGCGCGTCCTCCCCACCACCAAAACCGGAGAGCACCAGGTGTGGCCTTTCCACCCCGAATGGGTGGACCGCTTTCACCTCGGCGAACTCGGACGGGAGCCGGGGTTATTGCCAGACGTCTGCACCGATCTGCGTCACACAACGTTGCAGCAGGTCGGGCGACGGGTTGCGGAGCAGTTCCGCCGTTATGAGCTGCCACTCACCCCTTACGACCTGCGGCACGCCTGGGCTGTGCGCACAATTCACATCGGCCTCCCCGACACGGTGGCCGCGAGAATGATGGGCCACTCCGTTGCGATTCACACCCGCACCTACCACCACTGGATCACCCGTCGCGACCAGCAACAGGCGGTGGATGCGGCCCTCGCCCGCCATCTGGCCTAA
- the hemH gene encoding ferrochelatase: MARVGVLLLNLGGPERIQDVGPFLYNLFADPEIIRLPIPALQKPLAWLISTLRSSKSQEAYRSIGGGSPLRRITEQQARELQSELRQRGIEATSYVAMRYWHPFTESAVADIKADGIEQVVVLPLYPHFSISTSGSSFRELQRLRQLDSSFQQLPLRCIRSWYDHPGYVRSMAELIAEEIRASDVPEEAHVFFSAHGVPKSYVEEAGDPYQQEIEACTALIMKELETILGSSNPHTLAYQSRVGPVEWLKPYTEEALEALGEAKTRDLVVVPISFVSEHIETLEEIDIEYRELATESGVVNFRRVRALDTYGPFIQGLADMVASSLEGPEVNLDQAAELPNTVKLYPQEKWEWGWNNSSEVWNGRLAMLGFSAFLLELITGHGPLHALGLL, encoded by the coding sequence ATGGCCCGGGTCGGCGTTCTTCTGCTCAATCTCGGAGGCCCGGAACGGATTCAGGATGTGGGGCCGTTCCTCTACAACCTGTTTGCGGATCCGGAGATCATCCGACTGCCGATTCCGGCTCTGCAGAAGCCTTTGGCTTGGTTGATCAGCACCCTGCGCAGCAGCAAGTCGCAGGAGGCCTACCGCTCGATTGGTGGCGGCTCACCTCTGCGCCGCATCACGGAACAGCAGGCTCGTGAGCTGCAAAGCGAGCTGCGCCAGCGCGGTATCGAAGCCACCTCTTATGTGGCGATGCGTTACTGGCATCCCTTCACGGAATCCGCTGTTGCCGACATCAAGGCGGATGGCATTGAGCAGGTGGTGGTCCTGCCCCTGTACCCCCACTTCTCCATCAGCACCAGCGGCTCCAGCTTCCGAGAGCTGCAGCGCCTTCGTCAGCTGGATTCCTCCTTCCAGCAACTTCCCCTTCGCTGCATTCGCAGCTGGTACGACCATCCTGGCTATGTGCGCTCGATGGCCGAGCTGATTGCGGAGGAGATTCGCGCCTCGGATGTTCCTGAAGAAGCACACGTCTTCTTCAGTGCCCATGGCGTTCCCAAGAGCTATGTGGAAGAAGCGGGTGATCCCTATCAACAGGAGATCGAGGCCTGCACCGCGTTGATCATGAAGGAGCTGGAAACCATCCTTGGCTCCAGCAATCCCCACACCCTCGCCTACCAAAGTCGGGTGGGTCCGGTGGAGTGGCTGAAGCCTTACACCGAAGAAGCGCTCGAGGCACTGGGTGAAGCCAAAACCAGGGATCTGGTGGTGGTGCCGATCAGTTTTGTGAGCGAGCACATCGAGACCCTCGAGGAAATCGACATCGAATACCGCGAGCTGGCCACCGAGTCAGGTGTGGTCAATTTTCGCCGGGTGCGGGCTCTGGACACCTATGGCCCCTTCATCCAGGGCTTAGCCGACATGGTGGCGTCGAGCCTGGAGGGCCCGGAGGTCAATCTCGATCAGGCTGCCGAGTTGCCCAACACGGTGAAGCTGTATCCCCAGGAAAAATGGGAATGGGGCTGGAACAACAGCTCAGAGGTCTGGAATGGTCGCCTGGCGATGTTGGGCTTCTCCGCTTTCCTCCTGGAGCTGATTACCGGCCACGGTCCTCTGCATGCCCTCGGCCTGCTTTGA
- the ilvB gene encoding biosynthetic-type acetolactate synthase large subunit translates to MTLTSAPTVSGASLADGKQRITGAEALMDALRRHGVDTIFGYPGGAILPIYDALHVAEEQGWVRHILVRHEQAGTHAADAYARATGKVGVCFGTSGPGATNLVTGIATAQMDSVPMVVITGQVPRPAIGTDAFQETDIFGITLPIVKHSWVVRDPADIASVVAQAFFIAASGRPGPVLIDIPKDVGQEQFDYLPAEPGSVVPAGFRLPPQADPASLDTALDLIQDAQRPLLYVGGGAISAGIHQSLAELAHRHQLPVTTTLMGKGAFDENDSLSVGMLGMHGTAYANFAVTECDLLIAVGARFDDRVTGKLDTFAPRARVIHFEIDPAEVGKTRRAEVAVLGDLAQSMAQLVERSRQRDIRPTTAAWLAKITTWKEQYPLTVPTPEGEIYPQEVLIALRDLSVGAIVTTDVGQHQMWSAQYLRNGPRQWISSAGLGTMGFGMPAAMGAQAACPDTKVVCVAGDASILMNIQELGTLAQYQLPVKVVIVNNQWQGMVRQWQESFYDERYSASNMQTGMPDFVALAQSFGVGGVRIDDRDNLVSGLRDALAAPGPMVIDVRVRRGENCYPMVPPGCSNAQMVGLPTHPELAMDATRSCGSCGAVTSHEHRFCPSCGASL, encoded by the coding sequence GTGACCCTGACTTCTGCGCCAACGGTCTCCGGTGCTTCCCTCGCGGACGGCAAGCAACGGATCACCGGTGCTGAAGCACTGATGGATGCTCTGCGCCGCCACGGCGTGGACACGATTTTTGGGTACCCCGGCGGGGCCATCCTCCCCATCTATGACGCCCTTCACGTGGCCGAAGAGCAGGGCTGGGTGCGTCACATCCTGGTGCGCCACGAACAGGCGGGCACCCATGCGGCTGATGCCTATGCCCGTGCCACGGGCAAGGTGGGTGTCTGTTTCGGCACGTCAGGCCCCGGGGCCACCAACCTGGTCACCGGCATTGCCACCGCCCAGATGGACTCCGTGCCGATGGTGGTGATCACGGGCCAGGTGCCCCGTCCTGCTATCGGCACGGATGCCTTCCAGGAAACGGACATCTTTGGCATCACCCTCCCGATCGTGAAGCACTCCTGGGTGGTGCGCGATCCCGCTGATATTGCCTCAGTGGTGGCCCAAGCTTTCTTCATCGCAGCCTCCGGTCGTCCGGGCCCGGTGCTGATTGACATCCCCAAGGATGTGGGCCAGGAGCAGTTCGACTACCTACCGGCGGAACCCGGTTCCGTGGTGCCGGCCGGTTTCCGTCTCCCTCCCCAGGCCGACCCCGCGTCCCTGGATACAGCCCTCGACCTGATCCAAGACGCGCAGCGCCCCCTTCTGTATGTGGGTGGTGGAGCGATCTCCGCGGGCATTCACCAATCGTTGGCGGAGCTGGCCCATCGTCATCAGCTGCCGGTCACCACCACCCTCATGGGGAAAGGTGCCTTTGATGAAAATGATTCCCTCTCGGTGGGCATGCTCGGCATGCATGGCACCGCTTACGCCAATTTTGCGGTCACGGAGTGTGACTTGCTGATTGCGGTCGGGGCCCGTTTCGACGATCGCGTTACCGGCAAGCTCGACACCTTTGCGCCTCGTGCGCGGGTGATCCACTTCGAGATTGATCCAGCGGAAGTGGGTAAAACCCGCCGCGCTGAGGTGGCGGTGCTGGGCGATCTGGCCCAGAGCATGGCGCAGCTGGTGGAACGCAGCCGCCAGCGCGATATTCGCCCCACCACTGCAGCCTGGTTGGCCAAGATCACCACGTGGAAGGAGCAGTATCCCCTCACCGTGCCAACGCCGGAGGGTGAGATCTACCCCCAGGAAGTGCTGATTGCTTTGCGCGATCTCAGTGTCGGGGCGATCGTCACCACCGATGTCGGCCAGCATCAGATGTGGTCGGCGCAATATCTCCGCAATGGACCCCGCCAGTGGATCAGCAGTGCTGGTCTGGGCACGATGGGCTTCGGTATGCCTGCAGCCATGGGCGCCCAGGCGGCCTGTCCCGACACCAAGGTGGTGTGCGTGGCGGGTGACGCCAGCATCCTGATGAACATTCAGGAGCTGGGAACCCTGGCTCAGTACCAGCTGCCGGTGAAGGTGGTGATCGTCAACAACCAGTGGCAGGGAATGGTGCGCCAGTGGCAGGAGAGCTTCTACGACGAGCGCTACTCCGCGTCGAATATGCAGACAGGCATGCCTGATTTCGTCGCCCTGGCTCAGTCCTTCGGCGTTGGAGGTGTGCGCATTGATGATCGCGACAACCTGGTGTCTGGGCTGCGAGACGCGCTGGCTGCTCCAGGCCCGATGGTGATCGATGTGAGGGTGCGTCGCGGCGAGAACTGCTACCCGATGGTTCCCCCCGGTTGCAGCAATGCCCAGATGGTTGGTCTTCCGACCCACCCGGAGTTGGCCATGGATGCCACCCGCAGCTGTGGCTCCTGCGGTGCCGTCACGAGCCATGAGCATCGCTTCTGCCCCTCCTGCGGAGCTTCGCTTTGA
- a CDS encoding GIVxVP protein gives MARNTVAAGVVMVPCLLLGAAFMSTALWTDAAGPNRPLALGLGAMLSGAGLLAYFLPGSEPVTNQDESERDP, from the coding sequence ATGGCGCGCAACACCGTTGCAGCAGGTGTGGTGATGGTGCCGTGTCTGCTCCTGGGCGCGGCGTTCATGAGTACTGCCCTCTGGACTGATGCTGCTGGTCCCAATCGCCCACTGGCCTTAGGTCTCGGGGCGATGCTGTCGGGAGCTGGTCTGCTGGCCTATTTCCTGCCGGGGTCAGAGCCTGTGACAAATCAGGACGAGTCGGAGCGCGATCCCTAG
- a CDS encoding NAD(P)/FAD-dependent oxidoreductase yields MLRLSEVRLPLDHGQEDLEQAILRRLRIPPERLLSHRLIKRSIDARRRERIQLIYSLDVEVRGESAVLRKHRADQRLRVAPDTRYRPVAKAPEGFGIEGTTRPVVVGAGPCGYFAALLLAQMGFRPLLLERGQAVKQRTADTFGFWRGNSPFNPESNAQFGEGGAGTFSDGKLYSQVSDPEHYGRKVLEELVACGASEEILTVHRPHIGTFKLATVVRGLRARIEALGGEVRFNSRVTRLQLSDGSAEKPYQLDGLVLADGTKIPCRHLVLAPGHSARDCFEMLEEIGVQLQRKPFSVGVRIEHPQHLIDAARWGEAAGHPRLGAAEYKLVHHAENGRCVYSFCMCPGGFVVGATSEEGRVVTNGMSQHSRNERNANSGLVVALDADDLAPFERFPGDPLAGIALQRELEERAFRLGGSCYAAPAQRLEDFLASRPSTRLGAIAASYQPGVHPADLDDLLPTPIVEALREALPAFARKLKGYDHPDAVLTGVETRTSSPVRIPRDDALESLNVRGLVPAGEGAGYAGGILSAGIDGIRAAEALALQILATGPQPN; encoded by the coding sequence GTGTTGCGCTTGAGCGAGGTTCGGCTGCCTCTCGATCATGGGCAGGAAGATCTGGAGCAGGCGATTTTGCGCCGATTGCGCATTCCGCCGGAACGGCTGTTGAGCCATCGCCTGATCAAGCGCAGCATTGATGCACGACGGCGCGAACGCATTCAGCTGATTTACAGCCTTGATGTGGAGGTGCGGGGCGAATCGGCTGTGTTGCGCAAGCATCGGGCCGATCAACGGCTCCGGGTTGCCCCCGACACCCGCTATCGCCCAGTGGCCAAGGCCCCTGAGGGATTTGGGATTGAGGGAACCACACGGCCCGTGGTGGTGGGGGCAGGTCCCTGCGGTTATTTCGCTGCGCTCTTGCTGGCGCAGATGGGCTTTCGCCCGTTGCTGCTGGAACGGGGTCAGGCCGTGAAGCAACGCACCGCTGACACCTTCGGTTTCTGGCGGGGCAACAGCCCTTTCAACCCAGAATCCAATGCCCAATTTGGTGAGGGTGGAGCGGGAACGTTCTCTGACGGCAAGCTCTACAGCCAGGTCAGTGATCCTGAGCACTATGGCCGCAAGGTGCTGGAGGAGCTGGTGGCTTGTGGCGCCAGCGAGGAGATCCTTACGGTGCATCGCCCCCATATCGGCACGTTCAAGCTCGCCACGGTTGTTCGCGGCCTCCGTGCTCGGATTGAAGCCTTGGGAGGTGAAGTGCGGTTCAACAGCCGCGTGACACGCCTTCAGCTCAGCGATGGCAGCGCTGAGAAGCCGTATCAACTCGATGGGTTGGTGTTGGCCGATGGAACGAAGATTCCCTGTCGCCATCTGGTGCTGGCTCCCGGTCATTCAGCGCGGGACTGCTTTGAAATGCTGGAGGAGATCGGTGTGCAGCTGCAGCGCAAACCGTTTTCCGTCGGCGTGCGGATTGAGCACCCGCAGCATCTGATTGATGCAGCCCGTTGGGGGGAGGCGGCGGGTCATCCGCGCCTCGGGGCCGCCGAGTACAAGCTTGTGCACCATGCCGAGAACGGACGCTGCGTTTACAGCTTCTGCATGTGTCCGGGTGGATTTGTGGTGGGGGCAACGTCGGAAGAAGGCCGGGTTGTCACCAATGGCATGAGCCAGCATTCCCGCAACGAGCGCAACGCCAACAGCGGTTTGGTCGTGGCCCTGGACGCCGATGATCTGGCCCCATTTGAGCGCTTCCCCGGTGACCCATTGGCGGGGATTGCCCTGCAACGGGAGTTAGAAGAGCGCGCCTTCAGGCTGGGCGGCAGCTGTTATGCCGCACCGGCGCAGCGTCTGGAGGATTTCCTCGCGTCCCGGCCATCGACCCGTCTTGGTGCCATCGCAGCGTCGTATCAGCCGGGCGTGCATCCCGCCGATCTGGATGATTTGCTGCCCACGCCCATCGTTGAGGCCTTGCGGGAAGCGTTGCCGGCCTTTGCCCGCAAGTTGAAGGGTTACGACCACCCTGATGCAGTGCTCACTGGCGTGGAAACGCGCACGTCATCGCCTGTGCGGATTCCCAGGGATGACGCGCTCGAATCGCTCAATGTGCGGGGGCTGGTGCCGGCGGGTGAGGGGGCGGGATACGCCGGCGGCATCCTGTCCGCTGGAATTGACGGCATTCGGGCCGCTGAGGCCTTAGCCCTCCAAATCCTCGCAACGGGTCCGCAGCCCAATTGA
- the pgeF gene encoding peptidoglycan editing factor PgeF, with protein sequence MTEAGLPGDPLNTDPFAVPDNAFNTVEGWTWIGCYGGYYLSCDLLEANGFEHGFFTRRWQGREPDELATYLSAGITVHRPKQVHGSLVLEASDADRAPWPEADGLVSNRGSQSLWVCGADCTPVLIADPGTGHAAACHAGWRGVASGILIEAMNRLVERGARHDELVIALGPAVSGECYQVGEEVVNAIAAAIPDTSAAAGDSTAALRDSGVLLPDEQQGRHRLDIRAAARLQLQSSGLASERIAHCPLCTVSEPELFHSWRRDQVKAVQWSGIVAQAPI encoded by the coding sequence ATGACCGAAGCGGGCTTGCCTGGCGACCCGCTCAACACCGATCCGTTTGCCGTCCCCGACAACGCTTTCAACACCGTTGAAGGATGGACATGGATCGGTTGCTACGGGGGCTATTACCTCAGCTGCGACCTGCTGGAGGCCAACGGCTTTGAACATGGGTTTTTCACCCGCCGATGGCAGGGGCGAGAACCCGATGAACTCGCCACCTACCTTTCAGCCGGGATCACGGTGCATCGCCCCAAGCAGGTGCATGGCTCCCTTGTGCTCGAAGCATCGGACGCCGATCGCGCCCCGTGGCCTGAAGCTGATGGCCTGGTGAGCAACCGAGGCAGTCAAAGTTTGTGGGTCTGCGGCGCCGACTGCACACCGGTTCTGATTGCTGACCCAGGAACGGGGCATGCCGCGGCCTGCCATGCCGGCTGGCGCGGCGTGGCCTCTGGCATCTTGATCGAAGCCATGAACCGGTTAGTGGAACGCGGGGCCCGGCATGATGAGCTGGTCATTGCCCTCGGCCCGGCCGTCAGCGGAGAGTGCTACCAGGTGGGAGAAGAGGTGGTGAACGCGATCGCCGCTGCGATCCCAGACACTTCCGCAGCCGCTGGAGACTCCACTGCCGCCCTGCGGGACAGCGGAGTCCTGCTGCCGGATGAGCAGCAGGGACGGCACCGCCTGGACATCCGTGCGGCCGCCAGATTGCAACTCCAGAGTTCAGGCCTGGCCAGCGAACGCATCGCCCACTGCCCGCTCTGCACGGTCAGTGAACCCGAGTTATTCCACTCCTGGCGTCGTGATCAGGTCAAAGCGGTTCAGTGGAGCGGGATCGTGGCGCAAGCGCCAATCTGA
- a CDS encoding Tab2/Atab2 family RNA-binding protein, protein MIAADPPRNPTLDRQADWELDFYSRPILEPDGKKRWELLISSTPELGGGEAFRYARRCPAGEVNSTWLTEALRDAMTAAEADGWRAPRRLRSWRSAMRTMVQRAAAALDLEMVPSRRTYALIDWMAERDREVYPKEEGYMAGPLAPPPVAVSTPAIPLPEAVRGDALSWANLPLGSLAEAKEWPLGFNGLLPIPEGLDPAQPIPGLRLFSSTRALALAGWLGGLEPVRLRIDGRQLILDAGQDDSWLVTDLDPASAEAAKQALAETRTTASGLQFIAVQTTPDHPRFEGFWMLRDQPEP, encoded by the coding sequence ATGATCGCGGCCGACCCGCCTCGCAACCCAACCCTCGACCGGCAAGCCGACTGGGAGCTCGACTTCTATTCAAGGCCGATCCTTGAGCCTGATGGCAAAAAGCGCTGGGAATTGCTGATCAGCAGCACCCCGGAGTTGGGCGGAGGTGAAGCATTCCGCTACGCCCGTCGCTGCCCTGCGGGGGAGGTGAATTCCACCTGGCTGACGGAAGCACTGCGTGACGCCATGACCGCAGCCGAAGCGGATGGATGGCGAGCACCCCGGCGGCTGCGCTCCTGGCGCAGTGCCATGCGCACGATGGTGCAGCGCGCAGCTGCGGCCCTGGATCTGGAAATGGTTCCGAGTCGCCGCACTTACGCGCTGATCGATTGGATGGCCGAGCGGGACCGCGAGGTGTATCCCAAGGAAGAGGGCTACATGGCAGGCCCCCTCGCCCCACCACCCGTGGCCGTAAGCACCCCCGCCATCCCACTCCCCGAAGCGGTTCGCGGCGATGCGTTGAGCTGGGCGAACCTCCCTCTGGGCAGCCTTGCCGAGGCCAAGGAATGGCCTCTCGGGTTCAACGGCTTGCTGCCGATTCCGGAAGGCCTCGATCCAGCCCAACCCATCCCGGGTCTTCGCCTGTTCAGCAGCACACGCGCTCTCGCTCTGGCGGGCTGGCTCGGCGGCCTCGAGCCCGTGCGTCTGAGGATCGATGGGCGTCAGCTGATCCTTGACGCCGGCCAGGACGACAGCTGGCTGGTGACCGATCTGGACCCAGCGAGTGCCGAAGCAGCCAAGCAAGCCCTCGCCGAGACCCGCACCACAGCCTCCGGCTTGCAATTCATCGCCGTGCAGACCACGCCGGATCATCCCCGTTTCGAAGGGTTCTGGATGCTCCGTGATCAGCCCGAGCCATGA
- a CDS encoding S1 RNA-binding domain-containing protein, protein MAGSGSPQPKQPKAPKPSADLKPPQVMQITRKDEQERLRREADAARAAAEQALQRARELEQAAQQAGAPAAANAPTAPSRPATAKAPAQGDDDLFDTSDLEGLTMADLLGPADRKPRSKGSSTGSPAGAQGGSAQPAARSRSVDDFDFDEEAFLAALDENEPVGTTGDVVHGTVIGLESDGVYVDIGGKAPGFMPKSECGLGVITNLKERFPKGLEIDVLVTREQNADGMVTISCRALALRQSWDKVKVLEKEGKVVQVKVSGFNRGGVTCDLEGLRGFIPRSQLQDGENHESLVGKTLGVAFLEVNSETRKLVLSEKRAATAARFSELEVGQLVEGHVVAVKPYGFFVDLGGISGLLHQSVITGGSLRSLREVFDHGDLVKALITELDPGRGRIALNTAMLEGQPGELLVEKDKVMAEAVDRANRARNVLRQQEQSAG, encoded by the coding sequence ATGGCCGGATCAGGCAGCCCGCAGCCAAAACAACCCAAGGCGCCGAAGCCTTCCGCCGATCTCAAACCCCCGCAGGTGATGCAGATCACCCGCAAGGACGAGCAAGAGCGTCTGCGTCGCGAAGCGGACGCAGCACGTGCTGCCGCTGAACAGGCTCTTCAGCGGGCCCGTGAACTGGAGCAAGCCGCGCAACAGGCTGGTGCTCCCGCGGCTGCCAACGCACCAACGGCCCCAAGTCGCCCCGCCACGGCCAAGGCACCTGCTCAAGGGGACGACGACCTGTTCGACACCTCCGATCTGGAGGGTCTCACCATGGCCGACCTCCTCGGTCCTGCCGATCGCAAGCCCCGCTCCAAAGGATCCAGCACGGGCAGCCCAGCAGGTGCCCAGGGCGGTAGCGCGCAGCCAGCCGCCCGCAGCCGCAGTGTCGACGACTTTGATTTCGACGAAGAAGCCTTCCTGGCTGCCCTGGATGAAAACGAACCGGTGGGGACCACGGGTGACGTGGTCCACGGCACCGTCATCGGCCTTGAAAGCGATGGCGTCTATGTCGACATCGGCGGCAAAGCCCCCGGCTTCATGCCCAAAAGCGAATGCGGCCTCGGGGTGATCACCAACCTCAAGGAACGCTTTCCGAAAGGACTTGAGATCGATGTGCTGGTCACCCGTGAGCAGAACGCGGATGGCATGGTCACCATCAGCTGTCGCGCCCTGGCCCTGCGCCAGAGCTGGGACAAGGTGAAGGTGCTGGAGAAAGAAGGCAAGGTGGTGCAGGTCAAGGTGAGCGGCTTCAACCGCGGCGGCGTCACCTGCGATCTGGAAGGGCTGCGGGGCTTCATTCCTCGTTCCCAGTTGCAGGATGGTGAAAACCACGAATCCTTGGTGGGCAAAACCCTTGGGGTGGCATTCCTCGAGGTGAATTCAGAAACCCGCAAGCTCGTGCTGTCGGAGAAGAGAGCCGCCACGGCAGCCCGCTTCTCTGAGCTGGAAGTGGGTCAGCTGGTGGAAGGCCACGTTGTGGCGGTGAAGCCTTATGGCTTCTTCGTCGACCTTGGGGGGATCAGTGGTCTGTTGCATCAGTCGGTGATTACCGGCGGCAGCCTCCGATCCCTGCGCGAAGTGTTTGACCACGGCGACCTAGTGAAGGCACTGATCACTGAGCTCGACCCGGGCCGAGGACGCATTGCCCTCAACACCGCCATGCTCGAAGGTCAGCCCGGCGAACTGTTGGTTGAAAAAGACAAAGTGATGGCGGAAGCCGTCGATCGGGCCAATCGTGCTCGTAACGTCCTCAGACAACAAGAACAATCAGCCGGATGA
- a CDS encoding creatininase family protein has protein sequence MISSQHCLDRLPWPEVVDGLQRPGSTVVWPFGAIEQHGPHLPLATDALFADRMLDRVLAQLPSDLPIWRLPVQALGFSPEHAGFPGTLSLPADLLIRLVETVGLQLAALGVRRLVLFNAHGGQIGLLQAAARELRAQAPGMAVLPCFLWSGVSGLRELLPSPELANGLHAGLAETSLMLALEPSLVGPQRPVDGEHGNPSVAATPPEGWSLEGAAPCAWLTSDLSVSGVVGDSRAANAELGQQLEHRVVDHWQRLFRSLLASDWPPVDSVLSS, from the coding sequence ATGATCAGTTCTCAGCACTGCCTCGATCGTCTGCCCTGGCCGGAGGTGGTGGATGGGCTTCAGCGCCCTGGCTCCACGGTGGTTTGGCCATTCGGTGCCATTGAGCAGCACGGACCCCACTTACCCCTAGCCACCGATGCCTTATTCGCTGATCGCATGTTGGATCGGGTGTTGGCGCAGTTGCCATCCGACCTGCCGATCTGGCGTTTGCCTGTTCAGGCCTTGGGGTTTTCACCCGAACATGCTGGCTTCCCGGGCACGCTTTCCTTACCTGCAGACCTGCTGATCCGATTGGTGGAGACGGTGGGTCTTCAGTTGGCCGCTCTGGGCGTCCGCCGCCTGGTGTTGTTCAACGCCCATGGCGGCCAGATCGGCCTGTTGCAGGCTGCGGCGAGAGAGCTGCGCGCCCAGGCCCCTGGCATGGCCGTACTGCCCTGCTTCCTCTGGAGTGGGGTCAGCGGGCTCAGAGAGCTGTTGCCGTCGCCAGAGCTGGCGAACGGCCTGCATGCGGGCCTGGCTGAAACCAGTCTCATGCTGGCTTTGGAGCCATCTCTGGTGGGTCCGCAGCGGCCGGTGGATGGTGAGCATGGCAATCCTTCAGTGGCTGCCACCCCTCCGGAAGGTTGGAGCTTGGAGGGGGCTGCTCCCTGCGCCTGGTTGACCTCCGATCTCAGTGTCAGTGGGGTTGTGGGTGATAGCCGAGCTGCCAATGCCGAGCTGGGGCAGCAGCTTGAGCACCGGGTCGTGGATCACTGGCAGCGCTTGTTTCGCAGCCTTCTGGCCAGCGACTGGCCACCGGTCGACTCTGTGCTCAGCTCGTGA
- a CDS encoding aldehyde oxygenase (deformylating), producing MPTLNSPEVAAISDQDGSASQLPDFSSAAYKDAYSRINAIVIEGEQEAHDNYISLGTLIPDQADELKGLARMEMKHMKGFTACGNNLGVTADMDFARTFFAPLHGNFQKAMKEGKVVTCLLIQALLIEAFAISAYHIYIPVADPFARKITEGVVKDEYTHLNYGQEWLKANFEASKDELMEANKVNLPLIRSMLEEVAKDAAVLHMEKEDLIEDFLIAYQEALNEIGFSSRDIARMAAAALAV from the coding sequence ATGCCGACCCTCAACTCGCCTGAGGTCGCTGCCATCAGTGATCAGGACGGATCTGCTTCGCAACTGCCTGACTTCAGCAGCGCGGCTTACAAGGACGCATACAGCCGCATCAACGCGATTGTGATTGAGGGTGAACAGGAAGCTCACGACAACTACATCTCTCTGGGAACCCTGATCCCTGATCAGGCTGACGAGCTCAAGGGGCTGGCCCGCATGGAGATGAAGCACATGAAAGGCTTCACCGCGTGCGGCAACAACCTCGGCGTCACCGCTGATATGGATTTCGCCCGCACCTTCTTTGCCCCTCTCCACGGCAACTTCCAGAAGGCCATGAAGGAAGGCAAGGTGGTGACCTGTCTCCTGATTCAGGCCCTCTTGATCGAGGCCTTCGCCATTTCCGCGTATCACATCTATATCCCTGTAGCCGACCCCTTCGCCCGCAAGATCACCGAAGGTGTGGTCAAGGACGAATACACCCACCTCAACTACGGCCAGGAGTGGCTCAAAGCCAATTTCGAAGCCAGTAAGGACGAGCTCATGGAGGCCAACAAGGTCAACCTCCCCTTGATCCGCTCCATGCTCGAAGAGGTGGCCAAGGATGCGGCTGTGCTGCACATGGAAAAAGAAGATCTGATCGAGGATTTCCTGATCGCATACCAGGAAGCACTGAACGAAATCGGTTTCAGTTCCCGTGATATCGCCCGTATGGCGGCCGCTGCTCTGGCGGTCTGA